One genomic region from Calypte anna isolate BGI_N300 chromosome 8, bCalAnn1_v1.p, whole genome shotgun sequence encodes:
- the MIER1 gene encoding mesoderm induction early response protein 1 isoform X1 encodes MAEPSVESSSPGGSATSDDHEFDPSADMLVHDFDDERTLEEEEMMEGETNISSEIEDLNRESDMPIQELLSRYGYDGSIPLQEEEEEEDDEEEEEEGEDDDDVDNDDNSGCSGENKEETIKDSSGQEDETQSSNDDPAASGASQDPQEIIRPRRCKYFDTNSEIEEESEEDEDYIPSEDWKKEIMVGSMFQAEIPAGICKYKENEKVYENDDQLLWNPDFLPEDKVIEFLNEASRRTGDEKGLDAIPEGSHIKDNEQALYELVKCNFDTEESLRRLRFNVKAAREELSVWTEEECRNFEQGLKVYGKDFHVIQANKVRTRSVGECVAFYYMWKKSERYDFFAQQTRFGKKKYNLHPGVTDYMDRLLDESESAASSRAPSPPPTTSNSSTSQSEREDSTASSSNQNGVSANGPGEIPNKDEAKSEGLHVNGPSSGKKTPHMDLDTNGYETENLSIDPKLAHSASRSENDFEEKNERPLKRRRINSNGKESPGSSEFFQEANSHGKLEELETLDD; translated from the exons cctTCTGTTGAATCTTCAAGCCCAG GAGGTTCAGCAACATCTGATGACCATGAATTTGATCCATCAGCTGATATGCTGGTGCATGACTTTGATGATGAACGGACATtagaagaggaggaaatgatGGAAGGAGAAACAAACATCAGTTCTGAAATAGAGGATCTTAACAGG GAGAGTGACATGCCCATCCAGGAGCTCCTCAGCCGCTACGGCTACGACGGTTCCATCCCactgcaggaagaggaggaggaggaagatgatgaagaagaggaggaggagggagaagatgatgatgatgttgaTAACGATGACAACAGTGGCTGTAGTGGTGAAAACAAA gaGGAGACCATAAAAGATTCATCAGGTCAGGAAGATGAGACACAGTCATCTAATGATGACCCAGCAGCCTCTGGTGCCTCTCAGGATCCCCAGGAGATAATTCGCCCTCGTCGATGTAAATATTTTGATACAA ATAGTGAAATAGAAGAGGAGTCAGAAGAAGATGAGGACTATATTCCCTCAGAAGACTGGAAAAAG GAAATCATGGTGGGCTCTATGTTTCAAGCTGAAATCCCAGCTGGCATATGCAAATacaaagagaatgaaaaag TGTATGAAAATGATGACCAGCTGCTGTGGAATCCTGACTTCTTACCAGAAGATAAAGTGATTGAGTTCCTGAATGAAGCATCAAGGAGGACAGGGGATGAGAAAGGGCTCGATGCCATTCCTGAAGGGTCACACATTAAAGACAATGAGCAG GCTTTGTATGAACTGGTCAAGTGCAATTTTGACACTGAGGAGTCACTGCGAAGGTTGAGATTTAATGTCAAAGCAGCCAGAG AAGAATTATCTGTGTGGACAGAAGAAGAGTGCAGAAACTTTGAACAAGGGCTGAAAGTCTATGGCAAGGATTTTCATGTGATTCAGGCAAATAAG GTACGAACAAGATCAGTTGGTGAGTGTGTAGCATTTTATTACATGTGGAAGAAATCAGAGCGTTATGATTTCTTTGCGCAGCAGACCCgctttggaaagaagaaatacaatcTTCATCCTGGTGTAAC AGATTATATGGACCGTCTCCTGGATGAAAGTGAGAGTGCTGCTTCCAGCAGagccccatcccctcctcccacAACCTccaacagcagcaccagccagTCCGAGCGGGAGGACAGCACGGCCAGCAGCAGTAACCAGAATG GGGTGTCTGCTAACGGGCCAGGTGAGATACCAAATAAAGATGAAGCAAAAAGTGAAGGATTGCATGTAAATGGACCTTCCAGTGGCAAGAAAACACCTCACATGGATCTGGATACCAATGGGTATGAGACTGAAAACCTTTCCATTGACCCCAAACTTGCTCACTCAGCTTCGAGAAGTGAAAAcgattttgaagaaaaaaatgaaagacctctaaaaagaagaagaattaaCAGCAATGGAAAAGAGAGTCCAGGTTCTTCAGAGTTCTTCCAGGAAGCAAACTCACATGGCAAGCTTGAGGAGCTAGAAACTTTGGATGACTGA
- the MIER1 gene encoding mesoderm induction early response protein 1 isoform X3 gives MAEPSVESSSPGGSATSDDHEFDPSADMLVHDFDDERTLEEEEMMEGETNISSEIEDLNRESDMPIQELLSRYGYDGSIPLQEEEEEEDDEEEEEEGEDDDDVDNDDNSGCSGENKEETIKDSSGQEDETQSSNDDPAASGASQDPQEIIRPRRCKYFDTNSEIEEESEEDEDYIPSEDWKKEIMVGSMFQAEIPAGICKYKENEKVYENDDQLLWNPDFLPEDKVIEFLNEASRRTGDEKGLDAIPEGSHIKDNEQALYELVKCNFDTEESLRRLRFNVKAAREELSVWTEEECRNFEQGLKVYGKDFHVIQANKVRTRSVGECVAFYYMWKKSERYDFFAQQTRFGKKKYNLHPGVTDYMDRLLDESESAASSRAPSPPPTTSNSSTSQSEREDSTASSSNQNGV, from the exons cctTCTGTTGAATCTTCAAGCCCAG GAGGTTCAGCAACATCTGATGACCATGAATTTGATCCATCAGCTGATATGCTGGTGCATGACTTTGATGATGAACGGACATtagaagaggaggaaatgatGGAAGGAGAAACAAACATCAGTTCTGAAATAGAGGATCTTAACAGG GAGAGTGACATGCCCATCCAGGAGCTCCTCAGCCGCTACGGCTACGACGGTTCCATCCCactgcaggaagaggaggaggaggaagatgatgaagaagaggaggaggagggagaagatgatgatgatgttgaTAACGATGACAACAGTGGCTGTAGTGGTGAAAACAAA gaGGAGACCATAAAAGATTCATCAGGTCAGGAAGATGAGACACAGTCATCTAATGATGACCCAGCAGCCTCTGGTGCCTCTCAGGATCCCCAGGAGATAATTCGCCCTCGTCGATGTAAATATTTTGATACAA ATAGTGAAATAGAAGAGGAGTCAGAAGAAGATGAGGACTATATTCCCTCAGAAGACTGGAAAAAG GAAATCATGGTGGGCTCTATGTTTCAAGCTGAAATCCCAGCTGGCATATGCAAATacaaagagaatgaaaaag TGTATGAAAATGATGACCAGCTGCTGTGGAATCCTGACTTCTTACCAGAAGATAAAGTGATTGAGTTCCTGAATGAAGCATCAAGGAGGACAGGGGATGAGAAAGGGCTCGATGCCATTCCTGAAGGGTCACACATTAAAGACAATGAGCAG GCTTTGTATGAACTGGTCAAGTGCAATTTTGACACTGAGGAGTCACTGCGAAGGTTGAGATTTAATGTCAAAGCAGCCAGAG AAGAATTATCTGTGTGGACAGAAGAAGAGTGCAGAAACTTTGAACAAGGGCTGAAAGTCTATGGCAAGGATTTTCATGTGATTCAGGCAAATAAG GTACGAACAAGATCAGTTGGTGAGTGTGTAGCATTTTATTACATGTGGAAGAAATCAGAGCGTTATGATTTCTTTGCGCAGCAGACCCgctttggaaagaagaaatacaatcTTCATCCTGGTGTAAC AGATTATATGGACCGTCTCCTGGATGAAAGTGAGAGTGCTGCTTCCAGCAGagccccatcccctcctcccacAACCTccaacagcagcaccagccagTCCGAGCGGGAGGACAGCACGGCCAGCAGCAGTAACCAGAATG GAGTGTAG
- the MIER1 gene encoding mesoderm induction early response protein 1 isoform X2: protein MAEPSVESSSPGGSATSDDHEFDPSADMLVHDFDDERTLEEEEMMEGETNISSEIEDLNRESDMPIQELLSRYGYDGSIPLQEEEEEEDDEEEEEEGEDDDDVDNDDNSGCSGENKEETIKDSSGQEDETQSSNDDPAASGASQDPQEIIRPRRYSEIEEESEEDEDYIPSEDWKKEIMVGSMFQAEIPAGICKYKENEKVYENDDQLLWNPDFLPEDKVIEFLNEASRRTGDEKGLDAIPEGSHIKDNEQALYELVKCNFDTEESLRRLRFNVKAAREELSVWTEEECRNFEQGLKVYGKDFHVIQANKVRTRSVGECVAFYYMWKKSERYDFFAQQTRFGKKKYNLHPGVTDYMDRLLDESESAASSRAPSPPPTTSNSSTSQSEREDSTASSSNQNGVSANGPGEIPNKDEAKSEGLHVNGPSSGKKTPHMDLDTNGYETENLSIDPKLAHSASRSENDFEEKNERPLKRRRINSNGKESPGSSEFFQEANSHGKLEELETLDD, encoded by the exons cctTCTGTTGAATCTTCAAGCCCAG GAGGTTCAGCAACATCTGATGACCATGAATTTGATCCATCAGCTGATATGCTGGTGCATGACTTTGATGATGAACGGACATtagaagaggaggaaatgatGGAAGGAGAAACAAACATCAGTTCTGAAATAGAGGATCTTAACAGG GAGAGTGACATGCCCATCCAGGAGCTCCTCAGCCGCTACGGCTACGACGGTTCCATCCCactgcaggaagaggaggaggaggaagatgatgaagaagaggaggaggagggagaagatgatgatgatgttgaTAACGATGACAACAGTGGCTGTAGTGGTGAAAACAAA gaGGAGACCATAAAAGATTCATCAGGTCAGGAAGATGAGACACAGTCATCTAATGATGACCCAGCAGCCTCTGGTGCCTCTCAGGATCCCCAGGAGATAATTCGCCCTCGTCGAT ATAGTGAAATAGAAGAGGAGTCAGAAGAAGATGAGGACTATATTCCCTCAGAAGACTGGAAAAAG GAAATCATGGTGGGCTCTATGTTTCAAGCTGAAATCCCAGCTGGCATATGCAAATacaaagagaatgaaaaag TGTATGAAAATGATGACCAGCTGCTGTGGAATCCTGACTTCTTACCAGAAGATAAAGTGATTGAGTTCCTGAATGAAGCATCAAGGAGGACAGGGGATGAGAAAGGGCTCGATGCCATTCCTGAAGGGTCACACATTAAAGACAATGAGCAG GCTTTGTATGAACTGGTCAAGTGCAATTTTGACACTGAGGAGTCACTGCGAAGGTTGAGATTTAATGTCAAAGCAGCCAGAG AAGAATTATCTGTGTGGACAGAAGAAGAGTGCAGAAACTTTGAACAAGGGCTGAAAGTCTATGGCAAGGATTTTCATGTGATTCAGGCAAATAAG GTACGAACAAGATCAGTTGGTGAGTGTGTAGCATTTTATTACATGTGGAAGAAATCAGAGCGTTATGATTTCTTTGCGCAGCAGACCCgctttggaaagaagaaatacaatcTTCATCCTGGTGTAAC AGATTATATGGACCGTCTCCTGGATGAAAGTGAGAGTGCTGCTTCCAGCAGagccccatcccctcctcccacAACCTccaacagcagcaccagccagTCCGAGCGGGAGGACAGCACGGCCAGCAGCAGTAACCAGAATG GGGTGTCTGCTAACGGGCCAGGTGAGATACCAAATAAAGATGAAGCAAAAAGTGAAGGATTGCATGTAAATGGACCTTCCAGTGGCAAGAAAACACCTCACATGGATCTGGATACCAATGGGTATGAGACTGAAAACCTTTCCATTGACCCCAAACTTGCTCACTCAGCTTCGAGAAGTGAAAAcgattttgaagaaaaaaatgaaagacctctaaaaagaagaagaattaaCAGCAATGGAAAAGAGAGTCCAGGTTCTTCAGAGTTCTTCCAGGAAGCAAACTCACATGGCAAGCTTGAGGAGCTAGAAACTTTGGATGACTGA